In Oryza brachyantha chromosome 2, ObraRS2, whole genome shotgun sequence, a single window of DNA contains:
- the LOC102706817 gene encoding putative GPI-anchor transamidase, which yields MASGSGGIRGPSRPPRVLLLFLLPAMLPLMLLAISISSSSAAAAAASPGAMHNNNWAVLVCTSRFWFNYRHMANTLSLYRTVKRLGIPDERIILMLADDMACNPRNNYPAQVFNNENHQLNLYGDNVEVDYRGYEVTVENFLRVLTGRHESAVPRSKRLLSDEGSHILLYMTGHGGDEFLKFQDSEELQSHDLADAVKQMKEKHRFKELLIMVDTCQAATLFSQLQSPGVLAIGSSMKGENSYSHHLDSDIGVSVVDRFTFYTLAFFEKLNMYSNASLNSLFNSYNPSMLLSTAYYRMDLYERPLNEVPVTNFFGSVMKTIHTDSAYSGFVAADDVETILSTGDNLLNHVMLRNKASQRRSNIEEMKEAQLRSHGWTDVLLEQLDVKNADTIVMYGLGTMGILLAISTWLSM from the exons ATGGcgtccggcagcggcgggatCCGCGGGCCCTCGCGCCCCCCTCGCgtgctcctcctcttcctcctccccgcgaTGCTGCCGCTGATGCTCCTcgccatctccatctcctcctcctccgcggcggctgcggcggcgtcgcccgGCGCGATGCACAACAACAACTGGGCCGTGCTCGTCTGCACCTCCCGCTTCTG GTTTAATTATCGACATATGGCGAATACTCTGTCTCTATACAg AACAGTTAAGAGGTTAGGAATACCTGATGAGCGGATCATACTTATGTTGGCGGATGATATGGCTTGTAATCCTAGGAACAACTATCCTGCCCAAGTTTTCAATAATGAGAACCACCAGCTTAATCTCTATGGCGACAATGTTGAG GTTGATTACCGAGGTTATGAGGTGACAGTTGAAAACTTTTTGAGAGTTTTGACTGGCAGACATGAAAGTGCTGTACCAAGATCAAAGCGTCTTTTGAGTGATGAAGGAAGCCATATTCTTTTATACATGACTGGACATGGTGGGGATGAGTTTTTGAAGTTCCAAGATTCCGAAGAACTTCAGAGCCATGATTTAGCAGATGCAGTGAAGCAAATGAAGGAGAAGCATAG ATTTAAAGAGTTGTTGATAATGGTAGATACATGCCAAGCTGCCACTCTCTTTTCACAG CTTCAATCACCTGGTGTTTTGGCGATTGGTAGCAGCATGAAGGGTGAAAACTCTTATTCTCATCATCTTGATTCAGAC ATTGGTGTTTCTGTTGTGGATAGGTTTACTTTTTATACACTTGCTTTCTTTGAGAAACTCAACATGTATAGCAATGCCTCATTGAACAG TCTTTTCAACTCCTACAATCCTTCCATGTTGTTGTCGACTGCGTATTATCGGATGGATCTTTATGAACGGCCATTAAATGAG GTCCCTGTGACAAATTTCTTTGGATCAGTCATGAAAACTATCCACACAGATTCAGCCTACTCAGGGTTCGTAGCTGCAGATGATGTTGAAACTATCCTGTCCACTGGAGATAATCTACTGAACCATGTTATGTTACGGAATAAGGCTAGCCAAAGAAGATCAAACATTGAAGAAATGAAA GAAGCACAATTAAGGTCCCATGGATGGACCGATGTTCTGCTGGAACAGCTTGATGTCAAGAATGCTGACACTATTGTTATGTATGGTCTGGGAACAATGGGTATACTGTTAGCGATTTCAACCTGGTTATCAATGTAG